In a genomic window of Stegostoma tigrinum isolate sSteTig4 chromosome 45, sSteTig4.hap1, whole genome shotgun sequence:
- the med11 gene encoding mediator of RNA polymerase II transcription subunit 11, giving the protein MGTYGPANEKLRNLEEIEKEIAIILQTAANVILEMSKEKPAERNLERHALQFTASVQRVETELSSQIRYLTQVATGQPHEGSSYSARKDAQMAVNRVEYTHVKVRDLARTCDQMLEQP; this is encoded by the exons ATGGGGACCTACGGACCGGCTAACGAGAAACTCCGGAACCTGGAGGAGATCGAGAAGGAGATTGCCATCATCTTACAGACtgcag CCAATGTTATCCTGGAAATGTCGAAGGAGAAGCCAGCAGAACGTAACCTGGAGCGTCACGCTCTGCAATTCACAGCCTCTGTGCAGCGAGTCGAAACAGAGCTGTCCAGCCAGATCCGCTATCTCACCCAG GTCGCCACGGGGCAGCCGCACGAGGGCTCGAGCTATTCGGCCAGGAAGGATGCGCAGATGGCAGTGAACCGAGTGGAATACACGCACGTCAAAGTCCGGGACCTTGCCAGGACCTGTGACCAGATGCTTGAGCAGCCgtga